Proteins co-encoded in one Juglans regia cultivar Chandler chromosome 16, Walnut 2.0, whole genome shotgun sequence genomic window:
- the LOC108989832 gene encoding uncharacterized protein LOC108989832 isoform X1 encodes MAMQAGMGLSRIVILVGAGYTGTIMLKNGKLSDLLGELQSLLKGMEKSGDHSDGDSEYSDAIATQVRRLAMEVRQIASSRQITVLNGNSGQIGLTSLVVPAATLGALGYGYMWWKGLKFSDLMYVTKRNMASAVSNLTKHLENVSEALAATKRHLTQRIGNLDDKMEKQNEMSKLIKNDVSEVQKSLSDIGYDLNDLQRLVEGLDGKICTLEDKQNIANLGVMYLCNFVDGKKGVMPEVLKEQLKITGKSRSLLTYAETPSLKGLKEIADIKEIADALSGGIDRSTSDAIVQDGVDRLEEKPRTLLRALSTKC; translated from the exons ATGGCTATGCAAGCGGGCATGGGATTATCTCGGATCGTGATCTTAGTCGGAGCAG GATACACTGGCACGATCATGCTTAAGAACGGTAAATTATCGGACTTGCTTGGCGAACTTCAG TCATTGCTGAAGGGAATGGAAAAATCTGGGGATCACTCAGACGGCGATTCTGAATATTCTGATGCCATCGCAACCCAG GTCCGTCGACTGGCTATGGAAGTTCGACAAATAGCCTCATCACGGCAAATTACCGTTCTGAATGGGAATAGTGGTCAAATTG GTTTAACATCTCTTGTAGTTCCAGCTGCTACCTTGGGGGCGCTGGGTTATGGCTACATGTGGTGGAAG GGACTTAAATTCTCAGATCTTATGTATGTGACAAAACGTAACATGGCTAGTGCTGTTTCAAACTTGACAAAGCATCTGGAGAATGTGTCAGAGGCTCTTGCT GCAACAAAGAGGCATTTGACACAGCGGATAGGGAACTTGGATGATAAAATGGAAAAGCAGAATGAGATGTCAAAGTTGATTAAGAATGAT GTTTCTGAAGTTCAAAAATCTCTGTCTGACATTGGATATGACTTGAATGATTTACAGCGCTTGGTGGAAGGTTTG gatgGCAAGATATGTACATTGGAGGATAAGCAG AATATTGCAAATCTTGGTGTTATGTACCTGTGCAACTTTGTTGATGGAAAGAAAGGAGTGATGCCTGAAGTTCTTAAG GAGCAACTTAAAATTACTGGAAAGTCTCGTAGTTTACTCACATATGCAGAAACTCCAAGTCTTAAG GGTCTTAAGGAGATTGCAGACATCAAGGAGATTGCAGACGCTTTGTCTGGAGGTATCGATAGGTCAACTTCGGATGCTATTGTGCAAGATGGTGTTGATAGGTTGGAAGAAAAGCCAAGAACCCTGCTGAG
- the LOC108989832 gene encoding uncharacterized protein LOC108989832 isoform X2: MAMQAGMGLSRIVILVGAGYTGTIMLKNGKLSDLLGELQSLLKGMEKSGDHSDGDSEYSDAIATQVRRLAMEVRQIASSRQITVLNGNSGQIGLTSLVVPAATLGALGYGYMWWKGLKFSDLMYVTKRNMASAVSNLTKHLENVSEALAATKRHLTQRIGNLDDKMEKQNEMSKLIKNDVSEVQKSLSDIGYDLNDLQRLVEGLDGKICTLEDKQNIANLGVMYLCNFVDGKKGVMPEVLKEQLKITGKSRSLLTYAETPSLKGLKEIADIKEIADALSGGIDRSTSDAIVQDGVDRALSTKC, from the exons ATGGCTATGCAAGCGGGCATGGGATTATCTCGGATCGTGATCTTAGTCGGAGCAG GATACACTGGCACGATCATGCTTAAGAACGGTAAATTATCGGACTTGCTTGGCGAACTTCAG TCATTGCTGAAGGGAATGGAAAAATCTGGGGATCACTCAGACGGCGATTCTGAATATTCTGATGCCATCGCAACCCAG GTCCGTCGACTGGCTATGGAAGTTCGACAAATAGCCTCATCACGGCAAATTACCGTTCTGAATGGGAATAGTGGTCAAATTG GTTTAACATCTCTTGTAGTTCCAGCTGCTACCTTGGGGGCGCTGGGTTATGGCTACATGTGGTGGAAG GGACTTAAATTCTCAGATCTTATGTATGTGACAAAACGTAACATGGCTAGTGCTGTTTCAAACTTGACAAAGCATCTGGAGAATGTGTCAGAGGCTCTTGCT GCAACAAAGAGGCATTTGACACAGCGGATAGGGAACTTGGATGATAAAATGGAAAAGCAGAATGAGATGTCAAAGTTGATTAAGAATGAT GTTTCTGAAGTTCAAAAATCTCTGTCTGACATTGGATATGACTTGAATGATTTACAGCGCTTGGTGGAAGGTTTG gatgGCAAGATATGTACATTGGAGGATAAGCAG AATATTGCAAATCTTGGTGTTATGTACCTGTGCAACTTTGTTGATGGAAAGAAAGGAGTGATGCCTGAAGTTCTTAAG GAGCAACTTAAAATTACTGGAAAGTCTCGTAGTTTACTCACATATGCAGAAACTCCAAGTCTTAAG GGTCTTAAGGAGATTGCAGACATCAAGGAGATTGCAGACGCTTTGTCTGGAGGTATCGATAGGTCAACTTCGGATGCTATTGTGCAAGATGGTGTTGATAG
- the LOC108989774 gene encoding triphosphate tunnel metalloenzyme 3-like — translation MEVEVKLRLLDSVSHQKLSSFLSPFHTKTLIQENIFFDGSNSELSSNLAILRVRFSRPNGHNPQTILSLKAKPVISDGIFRMEEVEEPLDSTLARACIAEPWRLLSVDSSAIIRRVKEEFGLGGRGKGLVCLGGFRNVRAVYEWQGLKLEVDETNYDFGTCYEVECESDDPERDKRLIEKLLEENGIGFSYSETSKFSVFRSGKLPS, via the coding sequence ATGGAAGTCGAGGTCAAGCTCCGGCTCCTTGACTCCGTCTCCCACCAAAAGCTCTCCTCCTTCCTCTCCCCTTTTCAcaccaaaaccctaatccaaGAGAACATTTTTTTCGACGGCTCCAACTCCGAGCTCTCCTCCAATCTCGCCATTCTACGCGTCCGCTTCTCCAGACCCAACGGCCACAATCCCCAGACTATCCTCTCCCTTAAGGCCAAACCCGTAATTTCGGACGGAATATTCCGCATGGAAGAGGTAGAAGAGCCCCTGGACTCCACCCTCGCCCGCGCTTGCATCGCCGAGCCTTGGCGCCTCTTATCCGTGGATTCCTCGGCGATAATTCGTCGAGTGAAGGAAGAGTTCGGGCTTGGAGGGAGGGGGAAAGGGCTGGTGTGCTTGGGCGGGTTCAGGAACGTGAGGGCGGTGTACGAATGGCAAGGGTTGAAGCTCGAGGTGGACGAGACGAACTACGATTTCGGGACGTGTTACGAGGTGGAATGCGAGAGCGACGATCCGGAGAGGGATAAGAGGTTGATTGAGAAGTTGTTGGAGGAGAATGGGATTGGGTTTTCGTATTCGGAGACTTCCAAGTTCTCGGTTTTCCGTTCCGGGAAGTTGCCATCGTAA
- the LOC108989814 gene encoding uncharacterized protein LOC108989814 isoform X1, translating into MSSLCFSFRFLLSSQWRRKNLCFVIFHRSKSKISFIPSAVSSSTSDDSVPTPKQSQQLRNDPSEGQYKLAVTPKMWNETSGVPKPRSWFGPSGQYIRELPCPTCRGRGYTPCTECGIERSRLDCPQCNGKGIMTCRQCLGDCVIWEESIDERPWEKARSTSPLKMKEDDEVDNLELKMGKKKKAKRVYPSPPPEVGLKISRSLKSLNAKTGLFSKRMKIIHSDPTLQAQRVAAIKKAKGTAAARRRASEALKAFFSDPENRHKRSIAMKGVRFYCRNCGREGHRRHYCPELRDSLIGRQFKCRLCGEKGHNRRTCQNSRSSNNGNTVIRNHRCRQCRQSGHNRSTCPQITGVKLSGTHAKRGLHIGNRTYTCRLCGEKGHNIRTCPRRIINPLMISPQAEEGK; encoded by the exons ATGTCCTCGCTCTGTTTCTCATTTCGATTTCTGCTGTCATCTCAATGGAGGCGCAAAAACTTGTGTTTCGTGATATTCCACCGTTCCAAGAGTAAGATTAGCTTCATCCCAAGCGCTGTTTCCTCCTCTACCAGTGACGATTCCGTTCCAACTCCCAAACAAAGCCAGCAG TTGCGTAATGATCCATCCGAAGGGCAATACAAGCTCGCTGTTACTCCAAAGATGTG gAATGAGACTTCTGGTGTACCCAAACCACGGTCCTGGTTTGGTCCAAGTGGGCAGTACATCAGAGAGCTACCCTGCCCAACTTGCCGGGGCAGAGGTTATACTCCTTGTACAGAGTGTGGAATAGAGAGATCAAGATTAGACTGTCCACAATGTAATGGGAAG GGTATAATGACTTGTCGACAGTGTTTGGGCGATTGTGTCATATGGGAAGAGTCAATTGATGAGCGACCATGGGAGAAAGCTCGCTCTAC TTCTCctctcaaaatgaaggaagatGATGAAGTTGACAATTTAGAGCTTAAGATGGGCAAGAAGAAAAAAGCAAAGCGTGTTTACCCATCACCACCTCCTGAAGTCGGATTAAAAATTAGCCGATCACTGAAA AGTCTCAATGCCAAAACAGGTCTATTTAGCAAGAGAATGAAAATTATCCACAGCGATCCTACACTTCAAGCACAAAGAGTTGCTGCAATTAAG AAAGCCAAAGGAACAGCTGCAGCGCGAAGGCGTGCTTCTGAAGCTTTAAAAGCTTTCTTTAGTGATCCGGAAAACCGTCACAAGAGGAGCATTGCTATGAAAG GAGTAAGATTTTACTGCAGAAATTGTGGACGTGAGGGGCACAGGAGACACTACTGTCCAGAACTGAGGGATAGTTTGATCGGTAGACAGTTCAAGTGTCGGTTGTGTGGAGAAAAGGGCCATAACAGAAGAACCTGCCAAAACTCAAGGTCAAGCAATAATGGAAACACGGTTATTAGGAATCATCGTTGCAGACAGTGTCGTCAAAGTGGCCACAATCGCAGTACTTGCCCTCAGATAACAGGGGTAAAGCTGAGTGGTACTCATGCCAAAAGAGGCTTGCACATTGGAAACAGAACATACACTTGCCGGTTGTGCGGAGAAAAAGGGCACAATATAAGGACATGCCCTCGGAGAATTATAAATCCCTTGATGATTAGTCCTCAAGCCGAAGAAGGAAAGTGA
- the LOC108989814 gene encoding uncharacterized protein LOC108989814 isoform X2: MSSLCFSFRFLLSSQWRRKNLCFVIFHRSKSKISFIPSAVSSSTSDDSVPTPKQSQQLRNDPSEGQYKLAVTPKMNETSGVPKPRSWFGPSGQYIRELPCPTCRGRGYTPCTECGIERSRLDCPQCNGKGIMTCRQCLGDCVIWEESIDERPWEKARSTSPLKMKEDDEVDNLELKMGKKKKAKRVYPSPPPEVGLKISRSLKSLNAKTGLFSKRMKIIHSDPTLQAQRVAAIKKAKGTAAARRRASEALKAFFSDPENRHKRSIAMKGVRFYCRNCGREGHRRHYCPELRDSLIGRQFKCRLCGEKGHNRRTCQNSRSSNNGNTVIRNHRCRQCRQSGHNRSTCPQITGVKLSGTHAKRGLHIGNRTYTCRLCGEKGHNIRTCPRRIINPLMISPQAEEGK; this comes from the exons ATGTCCTCGCTCTGTTTCTCATTTCGATTTCTGCTGTCATCTCAATGGAGGCGCAAAAACTTGTGTTTCGTGATATTCCACCGTTCCAAGAGTAAGATTAGCTTCATCCCAAGCGCTGTTTCCTCCTCTACCAGTGACGATTCCGTTCCAACTCCCAAACAAAGCCAGCAG TTGCGTAATGATCCATCCGAAGGGCAATACAAGCTCGCTGTTACTCCAAAGAT gAATGAGACTTCTGGTGTACCCAAACCACGGTCCTGGTTTGGTCCAAGTGGGCAGTACATCAGAGAGCTACCCTGCCCAACTTGCCGGGGCAGAGGTTATACTCCTTGTACAGAGTGTGGAATAGAGAGATCAAGATTAGACTGTCCACAATGTAATGGGAAG GGTATAATGACTTGTCGACAGTGTTTGGGCGATTGTGTCATATGGGAAGAGTCAATTGATGAGCGACCATGGGAGAAAGCTCGCTCTAC TTCTCctctcaaaatgaaggaagatGATGAAGTTGACAATTTAGAGCTTAAGATGGGCAAGAAGAAAAAAGCAAAGCGTGTTTACCCATCACCACCTCCTGAAGTCGGATTAAAAATTAGCCGATCACTGAAA AGTCTCAATGCCAAAACAGGTCTATTTAGCAAGAGAATGAAAATTATCCACAGCGATCCTACACTTCAAGCACAAAGAGTTGCTGCAATTAAG AAAGCCAAAGGAACAGCTGCAGCGCGAAGGCGTGCTTCTGAAGCTTTAAAAGCTTTCTTTAGTGATCCGGAAAACCGTCACAAGAGGAGCATTGCTATGAAAG GAGTAAGATTTTACTGCAGAAATTGTGGACGTGAGGGGCACAGGAGACACTACTGTCCAGAACTGAGGGATAGTTTGATCGGTAGACAGTTCAAGTGTCGGTTGTGTGGAGAAAAGGGCCATAACAGAAGAACCTGCCAAAACTCAAGGTCAAGCAATAATGGAAACACGGTTATTAGGAATCATCGTTGCAGACAGTGTCGTCAAAGTGGCCACAATCGCAGTACTTGCCCTCAGATAACAGGGGTAAAGCTGAGTGGTACTCATGCCAAAAGAGGCTTGCACATTGGAAACAGAACATACACTTGCCGGTTGTGCGGAGAAAAAGGGCACAATATAAGGACATGCCCTCGGAGAATTATAAATCCCTTGATGATTAGTCCTCAAGCCGAAGAAGGAAAGTGA
- the LOC108989814 gene encoding uncharacterized protein LOC108989814 isoform X3 has product MSSLCFSFRFLLSSQWRRKNLCFVIFHRSKSKISFIPSAVSSSTSDDSVPTPKQSQQLRNDPSEGQYKLAVTPKMWNETSGVPKPRSWFGPSGQYIRELPCPTCRGRGYTPCTECGIERSRLDCPQCNGKGIMTCRQCLGDCVIWEESIDERPWEKARSTSPLKMKEDDEVDNLELKMGKKKKAKRVYPSPPPEVGLKISRSLKSLNAKTGLFSKRMKIIHSDPTLQAQRVAAIKKAKGTAAARRRASEALKAFFSDPENRHKRSIAMKGPGNGGADREGT; this is encoded by the exons ATGTCCTCGCTCTGTTTCTCATTTCGATTTCTGCTGTCATCTCAATGGAGGCGCAAAAACTTGTGTTTCGTGATATTCCACCGTTCCAAGAGTAAGATTAGCTTCATCCCAAGCGCTGTTTCCTCCTCTACCAGTGACGATTCCGTTCCAACTCCCAAACAAAGCCAGCAG TTGCGTAATGATCCATCCGAAGGGCAATACAAGCTCGCTGTTACTCCAAAGATGTG gAATGAGACTTCTGGTGTACCCAAACCACGGTCCTGGTTTGGTCCAAGTGGGCAGTACATCAGAGAGCTACCCTGCCCAACTTGCCGGGGCAGAGGTTATACTCCTTGTACAGAGTGTGGAATAGAGAGATCAAGATTAGACTGTCCACAATGTAATGGGAAG GGTATAATGACTTGTCGACAGTGTTTGGGCGATTGTGTCATATGGGAAGAGTCAATTGATGAGCGACCATGGGAGAAAGCTCGCTCTAC TTCTCctctcaaaatgaaggaagatGATGAAGTTGACAATTTAGAGCTTAAGATGGGCAAGAAGAAAAAAGCAAAGCGTGTTTACCCATCACCACCTCCTGAAGTCGGATTAAAAATTAGCCGATCACTGAAA AGTCTCAATGCCAAAACAGGTCTATTTAGCAAGAGAATGAAAATTATCCACAGCGATCCTACACTTCAAGCACAAAGAGTTGCTGCAATTAAG AAAGCCAAAGGAACAGCTGCAGCGCGAAGGCGTGCTTCTGAAGCTTTAAAAGCTTTCTTTAGTGATCCGGAAAACCGTCACAAGAGGAGCATTGCTATGAAAG gaCCAGGTAACGGGGGAGCCGATCGCGAAGGGACCTAA